The Arachis hypogaea cultivar Tifrunner chromosome 16, arahy.Tifrunner.gnm2.J5K5, whole genome shotgun sequence genome contains a region encoding:
- the LOC112756921 gene encoding uncharacterized protein has product MTCHHQSCSRIDRVVVSIEWIEEFPDIRVKSGPRGLSDHCPLIVEDARVRGGPRPFRSLDSWFTHEGFLEMVKNEWRNLGDAQFTRKLKALTIPLRKWHKDNFGDMDKRLMMVEEEMKKIDNMVSNGTYDGTTEARRRALVSLCEKWYIRKEIHWKQMSRSQHARNMDKNTRFFHNIASARRRNNRIDTLMIHGRLVRNQARIKVAIRGFYKDLYRQEYVPRIGFRDGLVRQIDVDEATALEVMPSAEEIREAVWDCESSKAPGSDGYNMNFIKRC; this is encoded by the coding sequence atgacttgtcatcatcagTCTTGTAGTCGGATTGATAGGGTGGTGGTCAGTATAGAGTGGATTGAGGAATTTCCTGATATTCGAGTAAAAAGTGGACCAAGAGGCCTGTCAGATCATTGCCCGTTGATTGTGGAAGATGCAAGAGTTAGAGGGGGGCCTCGACCTTTCAGAAGTCTAGATTCCTGGTTTACGCATGAGGGTTTCCTAGAGATGGTCAAAAACGAGTGGAGAAATTTGGGGGATGCTCAGTTCACGCGTAAGCTGAAGGCCTTGACGATACCTTTGCGAAAGTGGCACAAGGATAACTTTGGGGACATGGATAAGAGATTGATGATGGTTGAGGAGGAGATGAAGAAGATTGATAATATGGTTAGTAACGGCACGTATGATGGCACGACGGAGGCTAGAAGGAGGGCCCTGGTGAGTTTGTGTGAGAAGTGGTATATTAGGAAGGAGATCCACTGGAAGCAGATGTCTCGGTCTCAGCATGCGAGGAACATGGATAAGAATACTAGATTCTTTCATAATATCGCCTCTGCTAGAAGAAGGAACAACAGGATTGACACTCTGATGATTCATGGACGACTAGTGCGAAATCAGGCAAGAATAAAGGTTGCTATTAGGGGGTTTTATAAGGACTTGTATCGGCAGGAATATGTCCCGAGGATTGGCTTTCGGGATGGTTTGGTAAGACAGATTGATGTTGATGAGGCTACAGCGTTGGAGGTTATGCCATCTGCAGAGGAAATTAGGGAGGCAGTTTGGGACTGTGAATCTTCTAAAGCACCAGGTAGTGACGGATATAATATGAACTTTATCAAACGGTGCTAG